The Brockia lithotrophica genome includes the window AGATCGCCTGGTGGATCCGCTCCTCGAACTCGTCAAAGCGGAGCGGCCGGTTGTCGAGGGCGGAGGGTAGGCGAAATCCGTACTCCACGAGCGTCTGCTTCCGCGAAATGTCGCCGTTGTACATCCCGCGAATCTGCGGGATGGTCACGTGCGACTCGTCGACGATGAGGAGGAAGTCCTCTGGGAAGTAGTCGAGCAAGGTGTAGGGCGGGGCCCCCGGCGGACGACCGGTGATGTGGCGGGCGTAGTTCTCGATGCCCGGACAGTACCCCATTTCCCTGAGCATTTCGATGTCGTAGCGCGTCCGCTGCTCGAGGCGTTGCGCCTCGAGGAGCTTCCCCTGGGCCCGAAGTTCGGCCAGACGTTCTTCGAGCTCGCGCTCGATGTCGCGAATCGCCCGCGCGAGGTTCTCCGGGGTGGTCACGTAGTGGGAGGCGGGAAAGATCGCCACGTGGTCGCGCTCCGCGAGGACCTCCCCCGTAAGGACGTCGATCTCCGTGATTCGCTCCACCTCGTCGCCGAAGAACTCCACCCGAATGGCCTGTTCGCTTCGGGAAGCGGGGAAAATTTCGAGCACGTCGCCGCGCAGGCGAAAGGTCCCCCGGACAAACTCGTAGTCGTTGCGCACGTACTGGATGTCCACGAGCTTGCGCAGGACCTGTTCGATCGGGCGCACCATCCCTACGCGGAGGGAGAGCACGAGGTCGCGGTACTCCCGCGGGTCCCCCAATCCGTAGATTGCGGAAACGCTTGCCACGACGATCACGTCACGGCGCTCGAACAAGGCGCTCGTCGCCGAGTGGCGAAGCTTATCGATCTCGTCGTTGATCGTCGCGTCCTTTTCGATGTACGTATCGGTCTCCGGAACGTAGGCTTCCGGTTGGTAGTAGTCGTAGTAGCTGATGAAGAACTCCACCGCATTTTCGGGAAAAAACGACTTCAACTCGCTCGCCAACTGCCCCGCAAGCGTCTTGTTGTGGGCAATGACGAGCGTGGGGCGCTGCACGCGGGCGATCACGTTGGCGATCGTAAACGTCTTCCCCGTACCGGTGGCACCGAGGAGCGTTTGAAATCGCTTGCCCTCTTCGATCCCGCGGACGAGAGCCTCGATCGCCTGCGGCTGATCTCCCCGGGGTTCGTAAGGGGCGCGGAGGCGAAATCCCTGGGACATGCTCACCCCCTCCATTCCTCCGAAATTATACCACCCGACGTAGGGTGTGCGGACGGCTTTGCCTCAGACGAGGTTTCGCCGTCCACGGCTTCCGCACGGGGGACGGGAGCATACCCGCGCAAAAGGGCGATCCCGTGCTGCGGCGGCGGGGCCGAACGCCGCGGATCGAAGCGGCGGGGGGCAAACACGAGGCCGAGGAGCGGGGGATCTCCTTCGTAGCGCCCGCGCTCGCGGTAGAGGATTTCTCCGTCCACATCCTTGAGTTCGAGTTTTACGTAGGCCGGACGTCCCTGAAGGGCGGCGTAGGCGTCCTGCGGGTCGCGAACGGGCGTACCGTTGACGCTCACGAGGCGCATCCCCGGTCGGATGCCGAGTTCTGCCGCAGGGGAACCCTCGACGACGGCGACGATCGTCGCCTCCCCTCCCTCCTGCCACGGCGAGGTCATCGCCCGCGCGGCGGCGCGCTCCCGAAATTCCTCGGCGGCCAGGAGAACCGCCACGAGAACGAGCATGGCCGTCGCCCTCGTCTCGCCCGTGGGAAAGAGGACGAGAAGCGGCGAGACGAGCGCCCCCACGGCAGTTACGGCGGCCCGGATCCGGAGTTCTGCCCCGATGGGGCCGCGCGCGCTGCGCACCTGGAGCACCCAAGGGAGTAGCGCCGGCCAGAGAACCCACGGGCCTTCTCCGAAACGCCCCACGGGGGGAGAAAGGGAAGCCCACGCCGCAGGAAGCAAAAGGGGCAGGGCGAGAACGCCCTCGGCGACAAAGGCGGTAACCGCCCCGCCCCGCGAATTCCGAAACACGTACGGGCGCGACGCGCCTTCGGGGTATGCGAAAAGGAGCCCCGCCTCCGCGAAGAGGAGAGCGGAAAGCACAAGTACCTCCGTACCCCCCGTGCGCAAGAGCGGGGGAAGGACGCCGAAGGCGGAAAGGGCCGCGGAGATCGTCCACACGGCGGAAGGGCGAAGCCAACGCAGGCGCAACAGGAACAAGAAGAGGGCGACGACGAGTGTACCGAAAAACGTCGAGACGGTCGGGGAAGGCGAGGGAGGGACAAAGGTGCCGGAGGCCGGGAGGCGTTCGGAAAAGCCCAAGGCATGTCCGGCAAAGAGAAGGGCGGCGACGGCCGCCCCACCGAAAAGCGAGCCAAAGATCCCCCACCACAGGCGCGGTCTTGCGCGGCGGAGGCGGACGCCGGCTATGCGCCGCTCGCCTTCGACGGCCCGTGCGCACACGAGCCAGCCTACGGCGATCCAGACGAGAACGGAAAGCGTCGGCCAAAGAACGCCCTCCACCGGCCTCTCCCCTTCCCTCTTTCTCCCCCGAAGACTCGCCGAAACCGAGGGCTCTCTTGGCCCCAAGGCGCCGACGAAGCGCTCTCAGCGTGCCGGCACAGGTTCCCGGGAAAGAACTTCGAGGGCCTTCTGCAGCTGAGGATCGTCGTTGGGATTTCGGATCTTTTGGTACAGAGCGTCCCAGAGTACCCCCTGCGTCGCCGGATCGGCCTCGCCGCTCGCGGGCAAACCGCGATCCGCCTGAAACTTCCGGAGCGCCGCCGCCGTAGCGTCGTCGAAGTACCCATCCTCACGGCCCGGGGCGTACCCGAGGGCGGCAAGCGTCTTTTGCAAGACCTCGACCTGTTTCCCCGCCTGCCCCTGCTTGAGCGGTTTGTCGCTGGAGACGGGGGGAAGCTTCGCGTATGGC containing:
- a CDS encoding PDZ domain-containing protein; translated protein: MEGVLWPTLSVLVWIAVGWLVCARAVEGERRIAGVRLRRARPRLWWGIFGSLFGGAAVAALLFAGHALGFSERLPASGTFVPPSPSPTVSTFFGTLVVALFLFLLRLRWLRPSAVWTISAALSAFGVLPPLLRTGGTEVLVLSALLFAEAGLLFAYPEGASRPYVFRNSRGGAVTAFVAEGVLALPLLLPAAWASLSPPVGRFGEGPWVLWPALLPWVLQVRSARGPIGAELRIRAAVTAVGALVSPLLVLFPTGETRATAMLVLVAVLLAAEEFRERAAARAMTSPWQEGGEATIVAVVEGSPAAELGIRPGMRLVSVNGTPVRDPQDAYAALQGRPAYVKLELKDVDGEILYRERGRYEGDPPLLGLVFAPRRFDPRRSAPPPQHGIALLRGYAPVPRAEAVDGETSSEAKPSAHPTSGGIISEEWRG